A genomic window from Acidobacteriota bacterium includes:
- a CDS encoding sodium:proton antiporter — protein MTTGIRKFTVFAVAILVSWIAGASVPPTWTVNRVTLDVLTDDDGGLYYLSEGSPAYFDAVPIEEAQLDAAALAASGGSPDLTEEFVSAVETRDGRTETVYYRLEARAHWGWWSLLPAAVAVMLCWLTREPVTSLAAGIVSGALLLGKYDITGEVMIPSLASTNSAGVLLLYLWLLGGLMGVWSRTGAAQAFAEFMTAKFVRGPKTAKLVAWALGIVFFQGGTVSTVVVGTTVKPIADQQKVSHEELAYIVDSTASPIASQLAFNAWPGYVQAFIFVSGVGFLATEADRIAFFFQSVPFCFYAIFAVLGTFLLSIEKPIYLGKRLGAAMQRARTTGQLDAEGADPLSTKELQASKVPAGYTPHVLEFFLPLGVLIAIAIGTFVAYGSPNVQWAFGTALLLAAGMALGKGMSLKDLISGFHDGIKGVVLGSVILLLAITIGNVSTETGGGVFLVEQLGDALPYFLLPVMLQLMTMVIAFSTGTSWGTYAVAFPLAMPLAWAVAGAQGLSHPELFMTLCFASVMDGSVYGDQCSPISDTTVLSSVCTGCDLMDHVKTQIPQASVAAGLAAVCWTVLAFFTA, from the coding sequence ATGACCACCGGCATCCGGAAGTTCACCGTCTTCGCCGTCGCGATCCTGGTTTCCTGGATCGCCGGGGCCAGCGTCCCCCCGACGTGGACCGTCAACCGGGTCACGCTGGACGTGCTGACGGACGACGACGGCGGGCTGTACTACCTGTCCGAGGGCAGCCCCGCCTACTTCGACGCCGTCCCCATCGAGGAGGCGCAGCTCGATGCCGCGGCGCTCGCCGCCTCCGGCGGATCGCCGGACCTCACCGAGGAGTTCGTCTCGGCGGTGGAGACGCGCGACGGGCGGACCGAGACCGTCTACTACCGGCTCGAGGCGCGAGCGCACTGGGGCTGGTGGTCGCTGCTGCCGGCCGCGGTGGCCGTGATGCTCTGCTGGCTGACGCGCGAGCCGGTCACCTCCCTGGCCGCCGGCATCGTCTCTGGCGCGCTGCTGCTCGGCAAGTACGACATCACGGGCGAGGTGATGATCCCGTCGCTCGCATCCACCAACTCCGCTGGGGTCCTGCTGCTGTACCTCTGGCTGCTCGGCGGGCTGATGGGCGTCTGGTCGCGCACCGGCGCCGCGCAGGCGTTCGCCGAGTTCATGACCGCGAAGTTCGTTCGGGGACCGAAGACCGCGAAGCTGGTGGCGTGGGCGCTCGGCATCGTGTTTTTCCAGGGCGGGACGGTCAGCACCGTCGTGGTCGGCACCACCGTCAAGCCGATCGCCGACCAGCAGAAGGTCAGCCACGAAGAGCTGGCCTACATCGTCGACTCGACCGCTTCGCCGATCGCCTCGCAACTCGCCTTCAACGCCTGGCCGGGCTACGTGCAGGCGTTCATCTTCGTTTCCGGGGTCGGCTTCCTCGCCACCGAGGCGGACCGCATCGCCTTCTTCTTCCAGAGCGTGCCGTTCTGCTTCTACGCGATCTTCGCCGTCCTGGGCACGTTCCTGCTGAGCATCGAGAAGCCGATCTACCTCGGCAAGCGCCTGGGAGCGGCCATGCAGCGCGCCCGCACGACGGGCCAGCTCGACGCCGAAGGGGCCGACCCGCTGAGCACGAAGGAGCTGCAGGCGAGCAAGGTGCCGGCCGGCTACACGCCCCACGTCCTGGAGTTCTTCCTGCCGCTCGGCGTGCTCATCGCCATCGCCATCGGCACGTTCGTCGCCTACGGCTCTCCCAACGTGCAGTGGGCGTTCGGAACGGCGCTGCTGCTCGCCGCGGGCATGGCCCTGGGCAAGGGGATGTCGCTCAAGGACCTCATCTCGGGCTTCCACGACGGCATCAAGGGCGTGGTCCTCGGTTCGGTCATCCTCCTGCTCGCGATCACCATCGGCAACGTCAGCACCGAGACCGGCGGGGGCGTCTTCCTGGTGGAGCAGCTCGGGGACGCGTTGCCCTACTTCCTGCTGCCGGTGATGCTGCAACTGATGACGATGGTCATCGCCTTCTCCACCGGCACGAGCTGGGGCACCTACGCGGTGGCGTTCCCGCTGGCGATGCCGCTCGCGTGGGCGGTGGCGGGCGCACAAGGGCTGTCGCACCCGGAGTTGTTCATGACCCTCTGCTTCGCCTCGGTCATGGACGGCAGCGTCTACGGCGACCAGTGCTCGCCGATCTCGGACACCACCGTGCTCAGCTCGGTCTGCACCGGCTGCGACCTGATGGATCACGTGAAGACGCAGATCCCGCAGGCGTCGGTGGCCGCCGGACTGGCCGCGGTCTGCTGGACCGTGCTGGCGTTCTTCACGGCGTGA